The Vanessa atalanta chromosome 7, ilVanAtal1.2, whole genome shotgun sequence genomic interval ataaactattattaagaaACAGTCTCCGTACtattattataggtatttattagtTTCGTGGGAGAAGTCTAAATAAGGTGGATACCTACTTCACCAAGAACATCTTTGTACTGATCAAACtcgtagaataaataaattaaagcacaaaaacataaataaattagctgtatattattgtaaaatatatcatcataaaAACCTTTATTTGTGTATGTGAAAGattattcttaaatacataGACAGATACTCCACATATCACGTACAAAcctataaaaatacacattgtAAAACTGCCAGGTTATGTTATGAGTCAGATTATATTTAGAAAGTATTGCGTGGAAATAATTCTACTTCAACATAAACatcttaagttaaataattattgtcaccGGCTTATAGCTTAGTTTGATCAACTTCTCGATCgtacaattgttttaaaatatcttgattCACTACCGATTCGTCACAAAACTTAATCTTTTCCAGTAAATTGTTTTGCAAAACGCGGATATCTTTCATCAGTGTCTTCTTAAAGGCAGGCGTGCTTATCATGTTAGCGAAGAATTTTCGATTAGCCGTAAACTGTGGAGCGTGTCCCACAGTCGTCTTGGAAAACGCATTAATGTAACTATGGAGGTTGTCCGACATAAACCTGAGaacattagttattttaaattacaatacatactaataaaaataatcctgTAAATTACTCACTGCTCGGCGTGAGTCTTAATTAGAAGTTCTGGAGcgaaatattatgtacaagCGACCGGCCCCGGATCCGCACGGACGTACGATGCCGccgtgcaatgctgatact includes:
- the LOC125065378 gene encoding uncharacterized protein LOC125065378 encodes the protein MRLLRVLIVVTQISTLLCFDNFLRVQQASKVAKGVFDTYWKLYITCIITSMPHERFMSDNLHSYINAFSKTTVGHAPQFTANRKFFANMISTPAFKKTLMKDIRVLQNNLLEKIKFCDESVVNQDILKQLYDREVDQTKL